The Paraphotobacterium marinum genome segment TTGAGTTATCATCAGGGTTTTTAACTAGACCATCTAATACATCTCCAATCCAGTTTCCAATTTGTGTAAACTCTTTTTCAGTAAAACCGCGAGTTGTACCTGCTGGTGTACCTAAACGGATGCCTGATGTAATCATTGGCTTTTCAGTATCAAATGGAATACCATTTTTATTACAAGTTATACCAGCTCTTTCTAAAGCTTCTTCCGCTTTATTACCTTTTAAACCAAGAGGTCTTAAATCAACTAGCATTAAATGAGTATCAGTTCCGCCAGTGACAATATCACAACCACGAGACTGGAGAACTTCAGCAAGCACTTTAGCATTTTTGATAACATTATCAATATATGTTTTGAACTCTGGTTGAAGAGCTTCTTTAAATGCAACAGCTTTAGCAGCAATGACGTGCATAAGTGGGCCGCCCTGAAGACCAGGAAATACAGCTGAATTTACTTTTTTGATGATCTCTTCTTTATTCGTAAGAATCATACCACCTCTTGGGCCACGTAATGTTTTATGAGTGGTTGTCGTAACAACATCAGCATATTCAAAAGGAGAAGGGTGAGCACCACTAGCAACTAGGCCTGAGATATGAGCCATATCAACCATAAGTAAAGCTCCAACTTCATCTGCAATTTCTCTAAATTTCTTAAAATCAATAACGCGAGGAATTGCTGAGCCGCCGGCGATAATAAGTTTTGGTTTATGCTCATGTGCTAATTTTTTAACTTCATCATAATCTATTTCTAACGTATCACGATTAACGCCATATTGAATCGCATCAAACCATTTACCGGAAAGTGCTGGTTTTGCCCCATGTGTCAAGTGACCACCGGCATCTAATGACATACCTAAAACAGTATCGTTTGGCTTCAGTAGAGCAAGCATTACAGCACCATTGGCCTGAGCACCTGAATGAGGCTGAACATTAACAAAATTGCAATTAAATAACTTTTTAGCTCTTTCAATAGCTAATTTTTCAGCAACATCAACATACTCACAACCACCATAATATCTTTTACCGGCATATCCTTCTGCATATTTATTTGTAAAACAAGAGCCTTGAGCTTCCATAACTGCTTTTGAAGTTATATTTTCTGAAGCAATAAGTTCAATTTGGTTTTGTTGACGGTTTAATTCGAAGTTGATTGATTGCATAATCTCTTCATCAACACTATTTAAATCGGCATTAAAAAAATTTTCTAATTCATTGCTTTTGTAGGTTGCACTCATGATCGATTCCTTAGAAATATATTTGTAATCTAGTTCTAAATTATAAAATAAAGTTTTTACAATTCACAGTTTTTATATAAAAAAGAGCATATATAAAAACATGAAATGACTGTCTTTTTCAATATGACGTACATTTTAACGCAAACGTTTGCTTTTTTCTATTTAAATTTATAAAATAAATTAAAAATTATAAAACAGGACTAATTTTTGTTTAAGTTATTGTTTTTATTAATATGTTCGGGTTGAGCTTTATTTTCTCAAACATAAAAACATCAAAAACTATGACAAAAATAAATTTTTATAAATGTTTTAATCTGTTAACAACATCAATCTTTTTGTAACTTTTTTGCTATGAAAGTCATTGAGATAGCACCAAAATGATGTACATTATATAACAATTAATTTCAATACAGGATTTAGGTAAAAATATGACTCAAAATTTATTAAAGACACCATTATATAATCTTCATGTTGATTTGGGTGCTAAAATGGTGCCTTTTGCTGGTTATGATATGCCCGTACAGTATCCTCTAGGCGTTAAAAAAGAGCACCTACACTGT includes the following:
- the glyA gene encoding serine hydroxymethyltransferase — translated: MSATYKSNELENFFNADLNSVDEEIMQSINFELNRQQNQIELIASENITSKAVMEAQGSCFTNKYAEGYAGKRYYGGCEYVDVAEKLAIERAKKLFNCNFVNVQPHSGAQANGAVMLALLKPNDTVLGMSLDAGGHLTHGAKPALSGKWFDAIQYGVNRDTLEIDYDEVKKLAHEHKPKLIIAGGSAIPRVIDFKKFREIADEVGALLMVDMAHISGLVASGAHPSPFEYADVVTTTTHKTLRGPRGGMILTNKEEIIKKVNSAVFPGLQGGPLMHVIAAKAVAFKEALQPEFKTYIDNVIKNAKVLAEVLQSRGCDIVTGGTDTHLMLVDLRPLGLKGNKAEEALERAGITCNKNGIPFDTEKPMITSGIRLGTPAGTTRGFTEKEFTQIGNWIGDVLDGLVKNPDDNSMVEMKVLKEVQELCNQFPIYK